A stretch of DNA from Curtobacterium sp. MCBD17_035:
ACGACGCGGACGCCGCGCGGGACCTGGCCGACCGGGTGCACTTCCTCGGCGCGGTCCCGCTCGACGCCGCCGCCCCGCCCGCGCTCGGGCACGCGGTCTCGGCGCGGCGCGTCCTCCGGCTCCGCTACACGGACCGTGCGGGGCGCGCGACACTCCGGGACGTCGAGCCCGTGGGGTGGATCGGCGCCGCCGTCGGGTGGTACCTCCTCGGCTGGTGCCGCCTCCGCGACGACCTCCGCGCGTTCCGCGTCGACCGGATCGACGGCCTCACGGTGACGGCCGAGACCGCGCCGCGCCGGACCGTGCGCCCCGAGGAGATCGCGGTGCCGGACGGGGACCTCCGGACACTGACACTCGTCTGACGCGGATCGGCCATCGGCACCGGAAACACCGACACAGGGCTGTCGCTCGCGCCCGCGATCCTGGTCGTCGCCGCACTCCGCGGCCGTCACCGTGCCGCACCAGCGGCGCCACCGAACCGGGAGCCCCACCGTGAACCTCGTCTCCGTCCGCCTCATCACCGACGACGTCGACCGCCTCGTCGCCTTCCACGAGCGCGTGACCGGTGTCACCGCCGTCCGCCCCGCACCGGACTTCGCCGAACTCCGGACCGCCGGCGGGACCCTCGCGATCGGCAGCACCCGCACGATGGTCGCCGTGCTCGGCGGCCGGTCGGACCGGAGCACGGGCCGGACGCCGATCGTCGAGTTCCTCGTCGACGACGTCGACGCGCTCGCGGCCGAACTCGACGACGGCACGGTCGAGGTGGTCGCACCGCCGACGACGATGCCGTGGGGCAACCGGTCGCTGCTCCTCCGGGATCCCGACGGCACGCTCGTGAACTGCTTCACGCCGGTCACCCCCGCCGCGATCACGAAGTTCGAGGGCGTCCCGCGCTGAGTTCCCGCGTGCCGGCACGAGCCGACCGCGCGCGCCGCCGTCCGGGAGGCGCGACCCGGCTCAGCGACGCCGGGTCGCGTCCTCGACCTCGCCGACGAGTTCCTCGAGGATGTCCTCGAGGAACAGCACGCCCGTCGTCCGACCGTCGGCGTCGAACGCGCGCGCCAGGTGGACACCCGCCGCCCGCATCGTCGCGAGTGCGTCCTCGAGGTCCATGTCGCGGTACAGCGAGATGAGCTGGCGGATGCGCTTCGGCGGCACCGGGTCGTCGAACTCGTCCTCGCGCAGGTCGATGACGTCCTTGACGTGCACGTAGCCCGTCGGGTCGCCGTCGTCGCCGACGAGCACGTACCGGGAGAACCCACGGGTCGCGACCGCCCGTTCAACGTCGCCCGGCGTGGCGTCGTCCGGGAGCGTGACGAGGTCGGGCATCGGCACCGCGACGTCCCGCACCTTCTTCGCCGTGAACTCGAACGCGGCGGCGAGCGTGCCGGCGGCGTCGACGAGCGTGCCCTCGCGGCGGGACTGCTCCACCATCGTCTGGACCTCGTCGACCGTGAACGCGCTGACGGCCTCGTCCTTCGGCTCGACCCGGAACACGCGGAGGAACCCGTTCGCCAGTGCGTTCAGGACCACGGTGATCCCGCGGACGCCGTGCCCGAGGTACCAGAGCGTCGGGACGAGCACGAGCGCGGCCCGGTCCGGCATCGAGAACGAGATGTTCTTCGGCACCATCTCGCCGAACACGACGTGCAGGAACGACACGATCACGAGCGTGATGACGAACGCGATGGTGCCGGTCACCTCGACGTCCCACCCCGTGAGGTGCAGCGGCCCCTCGAGCAGGTGGTGGATCGAGGGTTCCGAGACGTTGAGGATGAGCAGCGAGCACACGGTGATGCCGAGCTGCGTCGTCGCGAGCATGCGGGTGGCGTGCTCCATCGCCCAGAGCGTGCGCTGCGCGGCCCGCGAGCCCTGCTCCGCGCGCGGTTCGATCTGGGACCGTCGCGCCGAGATGACGGCGAACTCCGCAGCCACGAAGAACGCGTTGCCGAGCAGCAGCACGACGAGCCAGAGGATGCCGAGCCAGTCGCTCATCGCGGGACCCCCAGTCGGACCCCGACCTCGTCGGGCACCTCGGGCGCGATGCTCGACGACCCCGGCACCGCCGGTTCACCCTCGTCGACCGCCGTCGGCGTGGGCGTGAACCGGATGCGGTCGATCCGGCGGCCGTCGAGGCGCTCCACACGGAGCATCCCGCCGTCGACGGGGACCGTGTCGCCGACCACCGGGAGGCGCCCGAGTCGGCTCATCACGAAGCCACCGATGGTCTCGTACGGGCCGTCGTCGGGGACACGGACGCCCGCACGGTCCTGCAGCTCGTCCGGGCGCAGCAGGCCCGGGAACGTCAGCCAGCCCCGTGACCGCACCACGTCGACCCGCGTCCGGTCGTGCTCGTCGGAGACCTCACCGACGAGCTCCTCGACGAGGTCCTCGAGCGTGACGACCCCGGCGGTGCCGCCGTACTCGTCGACGACGATCACCATCTGGTACCCGCGACCGCGGACGGCGGTGAGCAGGGAGTCGAGGTGCATCGTCTCGGGGACGCGCTCGGCCTCGGTCCGGAGCGCACCGACCGGCACCTCCGCCCGTTTGTCGCGCGGTACGGCGACGGCTGCCTTGACGTGCACGATGCCGACGACGTCGTCCGCGTCCTCGTCGATCACCGGGAACCGGCTGAACCCGGTGCGGCGGGCGAGGGCGATGACGTCGGCGGCGGACTCGGCCACCCCGATCGTCGACACCCGCGGGCGCGGCGTCATGACGTCGCTCGCGGTGTGCTCCGAGAACGCGATCGTGCGGGTGAGCAGCGTCGCGGTGTCCTGCTCGAGGCTGCCCTCCATCGCCGATCGGCGGAGGAGGCTCGTGAGCTCCTCGGCGCTCCGGGCACCGGACAGTTCCTCTTGCGGCTCGATCCCGATCGTGCGGAGCACGGCGTTCGCAGTGCCGTTGAGCAACGCGACCGCGGGTCGGAACACCGTCGTGAACACGATCTGCACGGGCACGACGAGTCGGGCGGTACCGAGCGGCAGGGCGAGCGCGAAGTTCTTCGGCACGAGCTCTCCGAGCACCATCGACAGCAGGGTCGCGATGACGAGCGCCACGACGGACCCGACGGGCTCGACGACCTCGTCCGGCAGACCGAGCGCCGTGGACGGGCCCTCGATGAGGTGCGCGATGGAGGGTTCGAGGAGGTACCCGCTGAGGAGCGTGGTGAGCGTGATGCCGAGCTGGGCGCTCGACAGGTGGGTCGCCGTCACCTTGAGCGCCTGGATGACGGGCGTCAGCCCCGCTGCGCCGCGCTCACGCCGGGCCTCGAGGTCGGCGCGGTCGAGGTTGACGAGCGCGAACTCGCTCGCGACGAACACGCCCGTCCCGAGGGTGAGGAGGACGCCGCCCACGAGCATGAGGAGGTCGACGACGGTCATACCGAGGGCCTCCTGAGCAGGAGGAGCTGGCGGCGCGGGCGGGCATGTCGGGCCGCGTTCGGATGTCGGCCCGGCGACGTGCGATCAGGAGGGTCGTCCACAGTGTGGTCAACAGTAGCGCCCGGGGGGCCGCCCTGGCCGGGAATCCCCCCAGCGCGGAACCGATGCGGTCGGCGCGGTGCCGCTCAGCGGGACACGGTCCGGTTCACCAGGACACCGGGACCGGCTTGCCCTCCTCGTACCCCGCGGCGGACTGGATGCCGACGAGCGCACGGTCCGCGAACGCGGGGAGATCACGTGCGCCGGCGTACGTCGCCGAG
This window harbors:
- a CDS encoding WYL domain-containing protein, giving the protein MNRTDRLYAIVEELRAVAPRPRSAAWLADRFSVSRRTIERDVSALQQSGAAVWAEPGRTGGYCIDRARTLPPVNFGPDEAVAVAVALQALAGSPFRDAGAVALRKVLAAMRSDDADAARDLADRVHFLGAVPLDAAAPPALGHAVSARRVLRLRYTDRAGRATLRDVEPVGWIGAAVGWYLLGWCRLRDDLRAFRVDRIDGLTVTAETAPRRTVRPEEIAVPDGDLRTLTLV
- a CDS encoding VOC family protein, which translates into the protein MNLVSVRLITDDVDRLVAFHERVTGVTAVRPAPDFAELRTAGGTLAIGSTRTMVAVLGGRSDRSTGRTPIVEFLVDDVDALAAELDDGTVEVVAPPTTMPWGNRSLLLRDPDGTLVNCFTPVTPAAITKFEGVPR
- a CDS encoding hemolysin family protein, with translation MSDWLGILWLVVLLLGNAFFVAAEFAVISARRSQIEPRAEQGSRAAQRTLWAMEHATRMLATTQLGITVCSLLILNVSEPSIHHLLEGPLHLTGWDVEVTGTIAFVITLVIVSFLHVVFGEMVPKNISFSMPDRAALVLVPTLWYLGHGVRGITVVLNALANGFLRVFRVEPKDEAVSAFTVDEVQTMVEQSRREGTLVDAAGTLAAAFEFTAKKVRDVAVPMPDLVTLPDDATPGDVERAVATRGFSRYVLVGDDGDPTGYVHVKDVIDLREDEFDDPVPPKRIRQLISLYRDMDLEDALATMRAAGVHLARAFDADGRTTGVLFLEDILEELVGEVEDATRRR
- a CDS encoding hemolysin family protein, whose translation is MTVVDLLMLVGGVLLTLGTGVFVASEFALVNLDRADLEARRERGAAGLTPVIQALKVTATHLSSAQLGITLTTLLSGYLLEPSIAHLIEGPSTALGLPDEVVEPVGSVVALVIATLLSMVLGELVPKNFALALPLGTARLVVPVQIVFTTVFRPAVALLNGTANAVLRTIGIEPQEELSGARSAEELTSLLRRSAMEGSLEQDTATLLTRTIAFSEHTASDVMTPRPRVSTIGVAESAADVIALARRTGFSRFPVIDEDADDVVGIVHVKAAVAVPRDKRAEVPVGALRTEAERVPETMHLDSLLTAVRGRGYQMVIVVDEYGGTAGVVTLEDLVEELVGEVSDEHDRTRVDVVRSRGWLTFPGLLRPDELQDRAGVRVPDDGPYETIGGFVMSRLGRLPVVGDTVPVDGGMLRVERLDGRRIDRIRFTPTPTAVDEGEPAVPGSSSIAPEVPDEVGVRLGVPR